Proteins from a genomic interval of Mycobacterium conspicuum:
- the panD gene encoding aspartate 1-decarboxylase: MLRTMLKSKIHRATVTQADLHYVGSVTIDADLMDAADLLEGEQVTIVDIDNGARLVTYAITGERGSGVIGINGAAAHLVHPGDLVILIAYGTMEDAEAREYKPRIVFVDADNKQIDLGSDPAFVPDFDLAAAELMNPRMGAR, translated from the coding sequence ATGTTACGGACGATGCTGAAATCGAAGATCCACCGCGCCACGGTCACGCAGGCCGATCTGCACTACGTCGGCTCGGTGACCATCGACGCCGACCTGATGGACGCCGCCGACCTGCTCGAGGGCGAACAGGTCACCATCGTCGACATCGACAACGGCGCCCGGCTGGTGACCTACGCGATCACCGGTGAGCGCGGCAGCGGGGTGATTGGCATCAACGGCGCCGCAGCGCATCTCGTTCATCCCGGCGATCTGGTGATTCTGATCGCCTACGGAACCATGGAGGACGCCGAGGCCCGCGAGTACAAGCCGCGGATCGTGTTCGTCGACGCGGACAACAAGCAGATCGACCTGGGCAGCGATCCCGCCTTCGTCCCGGACTTTGATCTTGCAGCGGCCGAGCTGATGAACCCCCGCATGGGTGCACGGTAG
- a CDS encoding CbtB domain-containing protein — protein sequence MTTAPRSVDLSVASAALWLAATVFLALLALYFVGVDQGAVSLFGSDSHVHEFMHDARHLLGFPCH from the coding sequence GTGACGACAGCACCTCGATCGGTTGACCTGTCCGTGGCTAGTGCCGCGCTTTGGTTGGCGGCGACTGTGTTCCTGGCGTTGTTGGCGCTGTACTTCGTCGGCGTCGACCAGGGCGCGGTGTCGTTGTTCGGCAGCGACTCCCACGTGCACGAATTCATGCACGACGCAAGGCATCTGCTCGGGTTCCCCTGCCACTGA
- the panC gene encoding pantoate--beta-alanine ligase gives MTQKFEPGVLNLYSVPRDVTEVSRALRHTGRRVMLVPTMGALHDGHLALVRAAKRVPGSVVVVSIFVNPLQFGAGEDLDTYPRTLDDDLALLRGEGVEIVFAPTAAAMYPDGLRTTVQPGPLAAELEGAARPTHFGGVLTVVLKLLQIVRPDRIFFGEKDYQQLVMIRQMVTDLNVGVDVIGVPTVRESDGLAMSSRNRYLDSVQRELAATLSAALLAGMHAAPAGAPAALTAARAVLDAVPAISVDYLELRDPGLGPAPTEGPGRLLVAARLGKTRLLDNIAVELGALSPAPVGPDAKDIAQSPWRN, from the coding sequence GTGACGCAGAAATTCGAACCCGGCGTGCTCAACCTGTATTCGGTTCCGCGCGATGTCACCGAGGTGAGCCGCGCGCTGCGGCACACCGGCCGCCGCGTGATGCTGGTGCCGACCATGGGCGCGCTGCACGACGGGCACCTCGCCCTGGTCCGCGCCGCCAAACGGGTCCCCGGCTCGGTGGTCGTGGTGTCGATCTTCGTCAACCCGCTGCAATTCGGGGCCGGCGAGGATCTCGACACCTACCCGCGGACCCTGGACGACGACCTGGCGTTGCTGCGCGGCGAGGGCGTCGAGATCGTGTTCGCGCCGACCGCCGCGGCGATGTATCCGGACGGGCTGCGCACCACGGTGCAGCCGGGTCCGTTGGCCGCCGAACTCGAGGGCGCGGCCCGGCCAACGCATTTCGGCGGCGTGCTGACGGTGGTGCTCAAGCTGCTGCAGATCGTGCGCCCCGATCGAATCTTCTTCGGCGAGAAGGACTATCAGCAGTTGGTGATGATCCGGCAGATGGTGACCGACCTCAACGTCGGCGTCGACGTGATCGGGGTTCCGACGGTGCGCGAGTCCGATGGGCTGGCGATGTCGTCGCGCAACCGCTACCTGGATTCGGTGCAGCGCGAATTGGCCGCGACGCTCTCGGCCGCGCTGCTGGCCGGGATGCACGCCGCGCCGGCCGGCGCGCCGGCAGCGCTGACCGCGGCCCGCGCCGTGCTCGACGCCGTGCCCGCGATCAGCGTCGACTACTTGGAGCTGCGCGACCCCGGGCTGGGTCCCGCACCGACCGAGGGACCCGGCCGGCTGCTGGTCGCCGCCCGGCTGGGAAAGACCAGGCTGCTGGACAACATCGCAGTCGAGCTAGGGGCTCTATCGCCGGCACCCGTGGGGCCGGACGCGAAAGATATTGCTCAATCACCTTGGAGGAACTGA
- a CDS encoding histidine phosphatase family protein, with product MTELVRLTLVSHAMTDAMAAARFSADEPLNDSGCRQAAVGFEIKSGTRQLTAPERRARQTAQLLGLRPVIEPRLADLNCGRWRGRALDDVPPADLDVWLTDPRQAPHGGESIADLVDRVAAWLASLSDNASRTVAVTHPAVIRAAILTALGASPNAFWRMDIKPLSRTVLHRRGSGWTLRI from the coding sequence ATGACCGAGCTCGTCCGGCTGACCTTGGTGTCGCACGCGATGACCGACGCCATGGCGGCCGCGCGGTTCTCGGCCGACGAGCCACTCAACGACAGCGGGTGCAGGCAAGCGGCGGTGGGATTTGAAATCAAAAGCGGCACACGCCAACTCACCGCACCCGAGCGGCGGGCTCGGCAAACCGCCCAACTGCTGGGGTTACGGCCGGTCATCGAGCCACGGTTGGCCGACCTGAATTGCGGACGGTGGCGTGGGCGCGCGCTCGACGATGTCCCGCCCGCCGACCTGGACGTCTGGCTGACCGATCCACGTCAGGCGCCGCACGGCGGTGAGTCGATCGCCGACCTGGTCGACCGGGTGGCGGCGTGGCTGGCATCGCTTTCCGACAACGCCTCGCGCACGGTCGCCGTCACCCACCCCGCCGTCATCCGCGCGGCGATCCTAACCGCCCTTGGCGCATCGCCAAATGCGTTCTGGCGCATGGATATTAAACCGCTGAGTCGCACCGTCCTACACCGGCGCGGATCGGGCTGGACGCTTCGAATCTAG
- a CDS encoding Rossmann-like and DUF2520 domain-containing protein: protein MVQFDGLRPARLKVGIISAGRVGTALGVALERADHVVVACSAISHASRQRAARRLRDTPVLAPPDVAAAAELLLLAVPDSELAGLVSGLAATSAVRPGTIVAHTSGANGVEVLAPLAREDGGGCIPLAIHPAMTFTGSDEDVSRLPDTCFGITAADDVGQAIAQSLVLEMGGEPFCVREEARVLYHAALAHAGNHIVTVVADALDALRAALRGSELLGQQLVEDAPGGIAERIVGPLARAALQNTLQRGQAALTGPVARGDAAAVAAHLAALHRVDGELAEAYRVNALRTARRAHAPADVVEVLTA, encoded by the coding sequence ATGGTGCAGTTCGACGGTTTGCGCCCGGCCAGGCTCAAGGTGGGGATCATCTCCGCGGGCCGGGTAGGAACCGCATTGGGCGTCGCGCTGGAGCGCGCCGACCACGTCGTGGTCGCCTGCAGCGCCATTTCTCACGCGTCCCGGCAGCGGGCGGCGCGCCGGCTGCGCGATACCCCGGTGCTGGCGCCGCCGGACGTCGCCGCCGCCGCCGAGCTGCTGCTGCTGGCGGTTCCGGACAGCGAGCTCGCGGGCCTGGTGTCCGGCCTGGCCGCGACGTCGGCGGTGCGGCCCGGAACGATCGTGGCCCACACCTCCGGCGCCAACGGCGTCGAGGTCCTGGCGCCGCTCGCCCGCGAGGATGGCGGCGGCTGCATCCCGCTGGCGATTCACCCGGCGATGACCTTCACCGGCTCCGACGAGGACGTCAGCCGCCTGCCCGACACCTGCTTCGGCATCACCGCCGCCGACGACGTCGGGCAGGCGATCGCGCAGTCGCTGGTGCTCGAGATGGGCGGGGAGCCGTTCTGCGTGCGCGAGGAGGCGCGGGTCCTGTATCACGCCGCCCTGGCCCACGCCGGCAACCACATCGTGACCGTGGTCGCCGATGCGCTCGACGCGTTGCGGGCGGCGCTGCGCGGCAGCGAGCTCCTTGGCCAACAACTCGTCGAGGATGCGCCCGGCGGCATCGCCGAACGGATCGTCGGGCCGCTGGCCCGGGCGGCGCTGCAGAACACGCTGCAACGCGGGCAGGCCGCGCTGACGGGCCCGGTCGCCCGGGGCGACGCCGCCGCCGTCGCCGCGCATCTGGCCGCGCTGCACCGGGTCGACGGGGAGTTGGCCGAGGCCTATCGGGTGAACGCGTTGCGGACCGCGCGGCGCGCACACGCGCCCGCCGACGTCGTCGAGGTGCTGACGGCGTGA
- a CDS encoding DUF6779 domain-containing protein — protein MTVLSRGARVRRGGRRPGWVLLTALLVLAMGASSALVFTNRVELLKLAVILALWAAVAGAFVSVLYRRQSDADQSKVRDLKLVYDLQLDREISARREYELTVESQLRRELAAELRAQAADEVAALRAELAALRANLEILFDTDLADRRALENSRADWARSGGSAPADWVSSDRLSDVPPENALERTDESPIIDVSEVRVPPAGATPPRQPAPPREPPPYQPPPPAPEPAPQTQPESPHWQPTSADGRWLPAGAPGSNWSGVDEPDAPDPLTGRRRARHSSPEVTEGGPFGESGRRAHSRHSTEHPDDDGETPPPRLAPAPPPEPAPRHRSIDDESGESGGRRSRSGGQSVADLLARLQVEPTGGGRRRRRDG, from the coding sequence ATGACCGTTCTGTCCCGCGGCGCCCGGGTCCGGCGCGGCGGCCGCAGGCCGGGTTGGGTGCTCTTGACGGCGTTGCTGGTCCTCGCGATGGGGGCCAGTTCCGCACTGGTTTTCACCAATCGTGTGGAACTGCTCAAGCTCGCTGTGATCCTGGCGCTGTGGGCCGCAGTCGCCGGCGCCTTCGTTTCGGTGCTTTACCGCCGGCAAAGCGACGCGGACCAGTCGAAAGTGCGGGACCTGAAGCTGGTCTATGACCTGCAGTTGGATCGGGAAATCTCGGCCCGGCGCGAATACGAGCTGACGGTGGAGTCGCAGCTGCGTCGCGAGCTGGCCGCCGAGCTGCGGGCCCAGGCGGCCGACGAGGTGGCGGCGCTGCGGGCGGAGTTGGCCGCATTGCGCGCCAACCTGGAGATCTTGTTTGACACCGACCTCGCCGACCGCCGAGCCCTGGAGAATTCCCGGGCGGACTGGGCCCGCAGCGGCGGCAGCGCACCGGCCGACTGGGTGTCCAGCGATCGGCTCTCGGACGTACCCCCGGAAAATGCGCTCGAGCGCACCGACGAATCGCCGATCATCGACGTGTCCGAGGTGCGAGTCCCGCCCGCCGGCGCGACGCCGCCCCGACAGCCCGCGCCGCCGCGCGAGCCGCCGCCGTATCAGCCCCCGCCGCCAGCCCCCGAGCCGGCACCGCAAACGCAGCCCGAATCGCCGCACTGGCAACCAACCAGCGCCGACGGGCGGTGGTTGCCCGCTGGGGCGCCGGGCAGCAACTGGTCCGGTGTCGACGAGCCGGACGCACCGGACCCGCTGACGGGTCGCCGGCGCGCCCGGCATTCCAGCCCCGAGGTCACCGAGGGCGGTCCATTCGGCGAGTCGGGCCGCCGGGCGCACTCGCGGCATTCGACGGAGCACCCCGACGACGACGGCGAAACCCCGCCCCCGCGGCTGGCGCCGGCGCCGCCTCCCGAGCCGGCACCTCGGCATCGCAGCATCGATGACGAGTCGGGGGAATCGGGGGGGCGACGCTCCCGATCCGGCGGGCAGTCCGTCGCCGACCTGCTGGCGCGGCTGCAGGTCGAGCCAACCGGAGGCGGCCGACGCCGCCGACGTGACGGATGA
- the clpC1 gene encoding ATP-dependent protease ATP-binding subunit ClpC, producing MFERFTDRARRVVVLAQEEARMLNHNYIGTEHILLGLIHEGEGVAAKSLESLGISLEGVRSQVEEIIGQGQQAPSGHIPFTPRAKKVLELSLREALQLGHNYIGTEHILLGLIREGEGVAAQVLVKLGAELTRVRQQVIQLLSGYQGKEAAEAGTGGRGGESGSPSTSLVLDQFGRNLTAAAMEGKLDPVIGREKEIERVMQVLSRRTKNNPVLIGEPGVGKTAVVEGLAQAIVHGEVPETLKDKQLYTLDLGSLVAGSRYRGDFEERLKKVLKEINTRGDIILFIDELHTLVGAGAAEGAIDAASILKPKLARGELQTIGATTLDEYRKYIEKDAALERRFQPVQVGEPTVEHTIEILKGLRDRYEAHHRVSISDAALVAAATLADRYINDRFLPDKAIDLIDEAGARMRIRRMTAPPDLREFDEKIAEARREKESAIDAQDFEKAASLRDREKTLVAQRAEREKQWRSGDLDVVAEVDDNEIAEVLGNWTGIPVFKLTEAETTRLLRMEDELHKRIIGQVDAVKAVSKAIRRTRAGLKDPKRPSGSFIFAGPSGVGKTELSKALANFLFGDDDALIQIDMGEFHDRFTASRLFGAPPGYVGYEEGGQLTEKVRRKPFSVVLFDEIEKAHQEIYNSLLQVLEDGRLTDGQGRTVDFKNTVLIFTSNLGTSDISKPVGLGFSQGGGDNDYERMKQKVNDELKKHFRPEFLNRIDETIVFHQLTRDEIIQMVDLMIGRVAAQLKSKDMALELTDKAKSLLAKRGFDPVLGARPLRRTIQREIEDQLSEKILFEEVGPGQIVTVDVDNWDGESAGEDAVFTFVGTRKPPAEPDLAKAGAHSAEGQSAN from the coding sequence ATGTTCGAGAGATTTACCGACCGTGCCCGCAGGGTGGTCGTTCTGGCGCAAGAAGAAGCCAGGATGCTCAACCACAACTACATCGGCACCGAGCACATCCTGTTGGGTCTTATTCACGAGGGCGAGGGCGTCGCCGCCAAGTCGCTGGAGTCGCTGGGGATCTCGCTCGAGGGCGTGCGCAGCCAGGTCGAGGAGATCATCGGCCAGGGCCAGCAGGCGCCGTCGGGGCACATCCCGTTCACCCCGCGCGCCAAGAAGGTTCTCGAGCTGAGCCTGCGTGAGGCGCTGCAGCTCGGCCACAACTACATCGGCACCGAGCACATTTTGCTCGGCCTGATCCGCGAGGGTGAGGGCGTGGCCGCTCAGGTGCTGGTCAAGCTCGGCGCCGAGCTGACCCGGGTGCGCCAGCAGGTGATCCAGCTGCTGAGCGGCTACCAGGGCAAGGAGGCCGCCGAGGCGGGCACCGGCGGGCGCGGCGGCGAGTCCGGTTCGCCTTCCACGTCCCTGGTTCTCGACCAGTTCGGCCGCAACCTGACGGCCGCCGCCATGGAGGGCAAGCTGGACCCGGTCATCGGCCGCGAAAAGGAAATCGAGCGGGTGATGCAGGTCCTGAGCCGGCGCACCAAGAACAACCCGGTGCTGATCGGCGAGCCCGGCGTCGGCAAGACCGCCGTCGTCGAGGGACTGGCGCAGGCCATCGTGCACGGCGAGGTCCCCGAGACGCTCAAGGACAAGCAGCTCTACACCCTGGACCTGGGCTCGCTGGTGGCCGGTTCGCGCTACCGCGGTGACTTCGAGGAGCGCCTGAAGAAGGTGCTCAAGGAGATCAATACCCGCGGCGACATCATCCTGTTCATCGACGAGCTGCACACGCTGGTCGGGGCCGGTGCCGCCGAGGGCGCGATCGATGCGGCGAGCATCCTGAAGCCCAAGCTGGCCCGCGGCGAGCTGCAGACGATCGGCGCCACCACGCTCGACGAGTACCGCAAATACATCGAGAAGGACGCGGCGCTGGAGCGCCGCTTCCAGCCGGTGCAGGTGGGCGAGCCGACGGTGGAGCACACCATCGAGATCCTCAAGGGCCTGCGGGACCGCTACGAGGCGCACCACCGGGTGTCGATCTCGGATGCGGCGCTGGTGGCCGCGGCCACCCTGGCCGACCGTTACATCAACGACCGGTTCCTGCCGGACAAGGCGATCGACCTGATCGACGAGGCGGGCGCGCGGATGCGCATCCGCCGGATGACCGCGCCGCCAGACCTGCGCGAGTTCGACGAGAAGATCGCCGAGGCGCGCCGGGAGAAGGAATCGGCGATCGACGCCCAGGACTTCGAGAAGGCCGCCAGCCTGCGGGACCGGGAGAAGACCCTGGTCGCACAGCGCGCCGAACGCGAAAAGCAATGGCGTTCAGGCGATCTGGACGTGGTGGCCGAGGTGGACGACAACGAGATCGCCGAGGTGCTGGGCAACTGGACCGGCATTCCGGTGTTCAAGCTCACCGAGGCCGAGACCACGCGCCTGCTGCGCATGGAGGACGAGCTGCACAAGCGGATCATCGGCCAGGTGGATGCCGTCAAGGCCGTCTCCAAGGCGATCCGCCGCACCCGCGCCGGGCTGAAGGACCCGAAGCGGCCGTCGGGCTCGTTCATCTTCGCCGGCCCGTCCGGTGTCGGTAAGACCGAGCTGTCCAAGGCGTTGGCCAACTTCCTGTTCGGCGACGACGACGCCCTCATCCAGATCGACATGGGCGAGTTCCACGACCGGTTCACCGCGTCGCGGCTGTTCGGTGCCCCGCCCGGATATGTCGGCTACGAGGAGGGCGGCCAGCTCACCGAGAAGGTGCGGCGCAAGCCGTTTTCCGTGGTGTTGTTCGACGAGATCGAGAAGGCGCACCAGGAGATCTACAACAGCCTGTTGCAGGTCCTCGAGGACGGCCGGCTCACCGACGGCCAGGGCCGCACGGTGGACTTCAAGAACACCGTGCTGATCTTCACCTCCAACCTGGGCACGTCCGACATCTCCAAGCCGGTCGGGCTGGGCTTCTCGCAGGGTGGCGGTGACAACGACTACGAGCGGATGAAGCAGAAGGTCAACGACGAGCTCAAGAAGCACTTCCGCCCGGAGTTCCTCAACCGCATCGACGAAACGATCGTCTTCCACCAGCTGACTCGCGACGAGATCATCCAGATGGTGGACCTGATGATCGGCCGGGTCGCGGCCCAGCTCAAGAGCAAGGACATGGCCCTGGAGCTGACCGACAAGGCCAAGTCACTGCTGGCCAAGCGGGGCTTCGACCCGGTGCTGGGTGCCCGCCCGTTGCGGCGCACCATCCAGCGCGAGATCGAGGACCAGCTCTCCGAGAAGATCCTCTTCGAGGAGGTCGGACCGGGACAGATCGTCACCGTCGACGTGGACAACTGGGACGGCGAGAGCGCCGGCGAGGACGCGGTGTTCACGTTCGTCGGAACGCGCAAGCCGCCGGCCGAGCCGGACCTGGCCAAGGCCGGTGCGCACAGCGCCGAGGGGCAGAGCGCCAACTAG
- the lysS gene encoding lysine--tRNA ligase: protein MSDADPDLPEQFQIRREKRARLLAEGRDPYPVAIQRTHTLAEVRAAHPDLEIDTATDDVVGVAGRVIFARNSGKLCFATLQDGDGTNLQVMISLDKVGKEALDAWKADVDLGDIVYVHGNVISSRRGELSVLADEWQMAAKSLRPLPVAHKEMSEESRVRQRYVDLIVRPQARTVARQRIAVVRAIRNALERRGFSEVETPMLQTLAGGAAARPFITHSNALDIDLYLRIAPELFLKRCIVGGFDKVFELNRVFRNEGTDSTHSPEFSMLETYQTYGTYDDSAVVTRELIQEVADEAIGTRQLPLPDGSVYDIDGEWSSLQMYPSVSAALGEEITPETSVEHLRSIADRLGIEIPDNRGYGHGKLVEELWEHAVGNTLTAPTFVKDFPVETTPLTRQHRSIPGVTEKWDLYVRGVELATGYSELNDPVVQRERFAEQARAAAAGDDEAMALDEDFLAALEYAMPPCTGTGMGIDRLLMTLTGLSIRETVLFPIVRPHSN from the coding sequence GTGAGTGACGCCGATCCCGACCTTCCCGAGCAGTTCCAGATCCGCCGGGAAAAGCGCGCTCGCCTGCTGGCCGAGGGGCGCGACCCTTATCCGGTCGCGATCCAGCGGACCCACACCCTGGCCGAGGTCCGGGCCGCCCACCCCGACCTGGAGATCGACACCGCGACCGATGACGTCGTCGGCGTCGCCGGCCGGGTGATCTTCGCGCGCAATTCGGGAAAGTTGTGCTTCGCCACGCTGCAGGACGGCGACGGCACCAACCTGCAGGTGATGATCAGCCTCGACAAGGTCGGCAAGGAAGCGCTGGACGCGTGGAAGGCCGACGTCGACCTTGGCGACATCGTTTACGTGCACGGCAATGTGATCAGTTCACGCCGCGGTGAGCTGTCCGTGCTCGCCGACGAGTGGCAAATGGCCGCCAAGTCGTTGCGGCCGCTGCCCGTCGCGCACAAGGAGATGAGCGAAGAATCGCGGGTGCGGCAGCGGTATGTGGATCTGATCGTTCGCCCGCAGGCGCGAACGGTGGCCCGCCAGCGAATCGCCGTGGTTCGGGCCATACGCAACGCGCTGGAACGGCGCGGTTTTTCCGAAGTCGAAACGCCTATGTTGCAGACGTTGGCCGGGGGCGCGGCGGCCCGGCCGTTCATCACGCATTCCAATGCGCTTGACATCGATCTCTACTTGAGGATCGCACCGGAACTGTTCCTCAAGCGCTGCATCGTCGGTGGTTTCGACAAGGTCTTCGAACTAAATCGGGTGTTCCGAAACGAAGGCACCGATTCGACGCATTCTCCCGAATTTTCCATGCTGGAGACCTACCAGACCTACGGCACCTATGACGATTCGGCAGTCGTAACCCGGGAGCTTATTCAAGAGGTGGCCGATGAGGCGATCGGGACGCGACAACTGCCGTTGCCGGACGGCAGTGTGTACGACATAGACGGAGAATGGTCGTCGCTACAAATGTATCCGTCGGTGTCGGCGGCGCTCGGTGAAGAGATCACCCCCGAGACATCTGTTGAACACCTGCGCTCAATTGCGGACCGACTGGGCATCGAGATTCCGGACAACCGCGGGTACGGGCACGGCAAGCTCGTCGAGGAACTGTGGGAGCACGCGGTGGGCAACACCTTGACCGCGCCCACCTTCGTTAAGGATTTCCCAGTCGAGACAACGCCTTTGACTCGCCAGCACCGCAGCATCCCGGGTGTGACCGAGAAGTGGGACCTCTATGTGCGCGGCGTCGAACTGGCCACCGGCTACTCCGAATTGAACGATCCGGTGGTGCAGCGTGAGCGCTTCGCCGAGCAAGCGCGCGCCGCGGCCGCCGGCGACGACGAGGCGATGGCACTCGACGAAGATTTTCTCGCCGCCCTCGAGTACGCGATGCCGCCGTGCACCGGAACCGGAATGGGTATCGACAGGTTGCTGATGACTTTGACCGGGCTCTCAATTCGGGAGACAGTTTTGTTCCCGATTGTTCGACCACACTCCAACTGA
- the lsr2 gene encoding histone-like nucleoid-structuring protein Lsr2, translating to MAKKVTVTLVDDFDGAGAADETVEFGLDGVTYEIDLSSKNAAKLRGDLKQWVAAGRRVGGRRRGRSGGGRGRGAIDREQSAAIREWARRNGHNVSTRGRIPADVIDAFHAAT from the coding sequence ATGGCGAAAAAAGTGACCGTCACCTTGGTCGATGATTTCGACGGGGCGGGCGCCGCCGACGAAACGGTCGAATTCGGGCTTGACGGGGTGACCTATGAGATCGACCTTTCTTCAAAGAATGCCGCGAAACTTCGCGGCGATCTGAAGCAATGGGTGGCGGCCGGCCGGCGTGTCGGCGGTCGGCGGCGGGGGCGTTCGGGTGGCGGCCGCGGCCGCGGCGCGATCGACCGCGAGCAAAGCGCCGCGATCCGGGAATGGGCCCGCCGCAACGGGCACAACGTGTCGACTCGCGGCCGCATCCCGGCCGACGTGATCGACGCCTTCCACGCGGCGACCTAG
- a CDS encoding DUF3180 domain-containing protein: MGPTRKRELTAAVVVAGVLGYLLVMLLYRWFPPITVWTGLSLGAVAVAEALWARYVRVKISDGEIGDGPGWLHPLAVARSVVIAKASAWVGALVLGWWIAVLVYLLPRRSWLRAAAEDTSGAVVAAVSALALVVAALWLQHCCKSPQDPTEHGEGSEG; encoded by the coding sequence ATGGGACCGACCCGCAAGCGTGAGCTGACGGCCGCGGTGGTGGTGGCCGGGGTGCTGGGCTATCTGCTGGTGATGCTGCTCTATCGGTGGTTCCCCCCGATCACGGTGTGGACGGGGCTGTCGCTGGGGGCGGTGGCCGTCGCCGAGGCGCTGTGGGCGCGCTACGTGCGGGTCAAGATCAGCGACGGCGAGATCGGCGACGGGCCGGGCTGGCTGCATCCGCTGGCGGTGGCCCGCAGCGTGGTGATCGCCAAGGCGTCGGCATGGGTGGGTGCGCTGGTGCTGGGTTGGTGGATCGCGGTGTTGGTGTACCTGCTGCCGCGGCGATCCTGGCTGCGCGCCGCCGCCGAGGACACCTCCGGCGCCGTGGTGGCGGCCGTCAGCGCGCTGGCGTTGGTCGTCGCCGCCCTGTGGCTGCAGCATTGCTGTAAGTCTCCGCAGGACCCGACCGAGCACGGCGAGGGCTCTGAAGGCTAG
- a CDS encoding CbtA family protein gives MERRLIARGLLAGLMGAVVSFVFARLCAEPIIGRAIAYEDGRTAAERAPGVHEHGADLFTRGVQANAGLGFGVLLFGLAMGALFAVLFCVVFARADNPAPQSISRLSLLLASGVFVSVYLVPFLKYPPNPPAVGQADTIGMRTGWYLVAVLVSVALTIAAVRLARRLSTRVGAWNAGVLATAAYVVVVAGVYALLPDVAETPQPLRDAAGVISYPGFPADVLYEFRLVSLATQLLLWVTIGLLFGRLAGRLLGERASSITA, from the coding sequence GTGGAGAGGCGTCTGATCGCACGCGGTCTCCTGGCCGGTTTAATGGGCGCCGTGGTGTCGTTCGTGTTCGCCCGCCTGTGTGCCGAGCCGATCATCGGGCGCGCCATCGCGTATGAGGACGGCCGCACCGCCGCCGAGCGGGCGCCGGGTGTGCACGAACACGGAGCCGACCTGTTCACCCGCGGCGTGCAAGCCAACGCCGGACTGGGTTTCGGTGTGCTGCTTTTCGGATTGGCGATGGGCGCGCTGTTCGCGGTGCTGTTCTGTGTGGTGTTCGCGCGCGCCGACAACCCTGCGCCACAAAGCATTTCGAGGCTTTCGTTGCTGCTCGCCTCTGGCGTCTTCGTATCCGTCTATTTGGTGCCGTTTCTGAAGTATCCACCCAACCCGCCGGCCGTGGGTCAGGCGGACACGATCGGCATGCGCACCGGTTGGTATCTCGTCGCTGTGCTGGTGTCGGTGGCACTGACGATTGCGGCGGTGCGACTGGCGCGGCGGCTCAGCACCCGCGTCGGTGCATGGAACGCCGGCGTGCTGGCGACCGCGGCCTACGTGGTGGTGGTCGCCGGGGTGTACGCGTTGCTGCCCGACGTGGCGGAGACGCCCCAACCGCTGCGTGACGCCGCGGGCGTGATCAGCTACCCGGGCTTTCCCGCCGACGTGCTCTACGAGTTCAGGTTGGTTTCGCTGGCTACCCAGCTCCTGCTGTGGGTGACCATCGGTCTGCTGTTCGGGAGGCTGGCGGGCCGGCTGCTGGGGGAGCGGGCATCGAGCATCACCGCGTGA
- a CDS encoding type III pantothenate kinase, with amino-acid sequence MLLAIDVRNTHTVVGLLSGSKEHAKVVQQWRIRTEPEVTADELALTIDGLIGDDSERLSGASALSTVPSVLQEMRVMLDQYWPSVPHVLIEPGVRTGIPLLVDNPKQLGTDRIVNCLAAFHRFKSAAIVVDFGSSICVDLVSAKGEFLGGAIAPGVQVSSDAAAARSAALLNVELARPRSVLGKNTVECMQAGAVFGFAGLVDGLVGRIREDIDGFAGDDVVVVTTGHTAPLLLPELRTANHYDPHLTLHGLRLVFERNQDSQRGRLKTAR; translated from the coding sequence GTGCTGCTGGCGATCGACGTCCGTAACACCCACACCGTCGTCGGGTTGCTGTCGGGCTCCAAGGAGCACGCAAAGGTGGTGCAGCAGTGGCGGATTCGCACCGAACCCGAAGTCACCGCCGACGAACTTGCGCTCACCATCGACGGGCTGATCGGCGACGATTCCGAGCGGCTCAGCGGCGCCTCCGCCCTCTCCACGGTTCCGTCGGTGCTGCAGGAGATGCGGGTGATGCTCGACCAGTACTGGCCGTCGGTGCCGCACGTGTTGATCGAGCCGGGCGTGCGCACCGGCATTCCGCTGCTGGTCGACAACCCCAAACAATTGGGCACCGACCGGATCGTCAACTGCCTGGCCGCATTTCACCGGTTCAAGTCGGCCGCCATTGTCGTCGATTTCGGGTCGTCGATCTGCGTGGACCTGGTGTCGGCCAAGGGCGAATTCCTCGGCGGCGCCATCGCGCCCGGGGTGCAGGTGTCGTCGGATGCCGCGGCGGCCCGGTCCGCGGCGCTGCTTAACGTCGAATTGGCCCGGCCCCGCTCGGTGCTCGGCAAGAACACCGTCGAATGCATGCAGGCGGGTGCGGTGTTCGGCTTCGCCGGGCTGGTCGATGGGCTGGTCGGGCGCATCCGCGAGGACATCGACGGCTTCGCCGGCGACGACGTCGTGGTCGTGACCACCGGGCACACCGCGCCGCTGCTGTTGCCCGAGCTGCGCACCGCCAACCACTACGACCCCCACCTGACCCTGCACGGCCTGCGGCTGGTCTTCGAACGCAACCAGGACTCGCAGCGCGGCCGGCTGAAGACGGCGCGCTGA